A single region of the Mesotoga sp. BH458_6_3_2_1 genome encodes:
- a CDS encoding polyhydroxyalkanoic acid system family protein: MIDLKELTVIVSHGLGSDRAKSRLVEKIEELQKEFKGKFTLDSLWEDDSLRFQLKAAGMKTDGCLKVSDNSVSIVGTLPFTLTAFRGKIETTLKAELTKILEEGD; encoded by the coding sequence GTGATAGATTTGAAAGAGCTTACGGTGATTGTCAGCCACGGCCTCGGAAGCGATCGCGCCAAAAGTAGGCTGGTGGAAAAAATCGAAGAACTACAAAAGGAGTTCAAAGGGAAGTTCACCCTCGACTCTCTCTGGGAAGACGACTCCCTGAGATTCCAGCTGAAAGCGGCCGGCATGAAGACAGACGGTTGCTTGAAGGTCTCCGACAATAGTGTATCAATCGTCGGAACGCTCCCGTTCACATTGACGGCCTTCAGGGGGAAGATCGAGACTACACTGAAGGCAGAGCTTACGAAGATCCTTGAAGAAGGTGATTGA